The Saccharomyces mikatae IFO 1815 strain IFO1815 genome assembly, chromosome: 13 genome has a segment encoding these proteins:
- the ABZ2 gene encoding aminodeoxychorismate lyase ABZ2 (similar to Saccharomyces cerevisiae ABZ2 (YMR289W); ancestral locus Anc_5.44), with amino-acid sequence MESFDKINLIAHPNFEVLATFRYDPGFARCSSTSKEIFEAPDPRLGLRDEESRQQITNEDYLGYLRVKKANFNADLLINIQHPDVWKQTCKTIICHSKEDILQVICQRFFLLDEQYQRIRLALSYFKINFHISLKELLQLLIENLINCKEGKAEYDAKLQNMVNEKQCYKMRVLVSQTGHIRIEAVPLPMKPILGLTTDCENASTYFIKTMLNGFLYHNSVNWDVVISSESLNESAFTRFKTTSRDHYTRARSRMQAAMNDLRGSDPLSPVSQCEILFSNKAGQLMEGSITNVAVIRKDPSGTKKYVTPKLTTGCLCGTMRHYLLRLSLIEEGDIKIESVTVGDEVLLFNGVMGCIKGTVRTKY; translated from the coding sequence ATGGAAagttttgataaaataaacCTAATTGCTCATCCCAATTTTGAGGTTTTGGCTACTTTCAGGTATGATCCTGGTTTTGCACGCTGTTCATCGACaagtaaagaaatttttgaagctCCCGACCCCAGATTAGGTTTAAgagatgaagaaagtagACAGCAGATCACTAACGAAGACTACCTTGGTTATTTACGAGTAAAGAAAGCCAATTTCAATGCTGACCTTCTCATAAATATTCAACATCCTGATGTTTGGAAGCAGACTTGCAAAACTATCATATGCCACTCCAAAGAAGACATATTACAAGTCATCTGTCAgaggttttttttattagatgaacaatatcaaagaaTAAGATTAGCTTTATCATACTTCAAGATTAACTTCCACATATCTCTAAAGGAATTATTACAGTTattaattgaaaatttaatTAACTGCAAAGAAGGGAAAGCAGAATATGATGCAAAACTCCAAAATATGGTCAACGAAAAGCAATGTTACAAAATGCGAGTACTTGTTTCTCAGACGGGGCATATAAGAATTGAGGCAGTGCCATTACCCATGAAACCTATACTTGGATTGACGACTGATTGCGAAAATGCATCTACctattttatcaaaacaaTGTTAAACGGATTTCTGTATCATAATTCAGTAAATTGGGATGTTGTTATTTCATCCGAATCGTTAAACGAATCAGCTTTCACCAGGTTTAAAACTACTTCAAGAGATCATTACACTAGAGCAAGATCCCGCATGCAAGCTGCTATGAATGACTTGAGAGGTTCGGATCCTCTTTCTCCAGTCTCTCAATGCGAAATTTTATTCTCCAACAAGGCTGGACAACTGATGGAAGGTTCAATAACAAACGTGGCCGTAATTCGGAAAGACCCTAGTGGTACTAAGAAGTATGTAACACCGAAATTAACAACTGGATGCTTGTGCGGGACAATGCGTCATTATCTGTTGCGGCTCAGTCTTATTGAAGAGGGAGATataaaaattgaaagtgTTACTGTTGGTGACGAAGTCCTGCTCTTCAATGGTGTTATGGGATGTATAAAGGGAACAGTGAGAACGAAATATTGA
- the HAS1 gene encoding ATP-dependent RNA helicase HAS1 (similar to Saccharomyces cerevisiae HAS1 (YMR290C); ancestral locus Anc_5.40), translating into MATSSEKRPRDSESLEGPLVDEKNIKKQTNAAPEEEQTTYVEKFEELKLSQPTLKAIEKMGFTTMTSVQSRTIPPLLAGRDVLGAAKTGSGKTLAFLIPAIELLHSLKFKPRNGTGIIVITPTRELALQIFGVARELMEFHSQTFGIVIGGANRRQEAEKLMKGVNMLIATPGRLLDHLQNTKGFVFKNLKALIIDEADRILEIGFEDEMRQIIKILPNEDRQSMLFSATQTTKVEDLARISLRPGPLFINVVPETDNSTADGLEQGYVVCDSDNRFLLLFSFLKRNQKKKIIVFLSSCNSVKYYAELLNYIDLPVLELHGKQKQQKRTNTFFEFCNAERGILICTDVAARGLDIPAVDWIIQFDPPDDPRDYIHRVGRTARGTKGKGKSLMFLTPNELGFLRYLKASKVPLNEYEFPTNKIANVQSQLEKLIKSNYYLHQTAKDGYRSYLQAYASHSLKTVYQIDKLDLAKVAKSYGFPVPPKVNITIGASGKTPNTKRRKTHK; encoded by the coding sequence ATGGCTACCTCGTCAGAAAAGCGTCCCAGAGACTCCGAATCTTTAGAAGGTCCTTTAGTGgatgaaaagaacattAAAAAGCAAACCAATGCCGCacctgaagaagaacagaCTACTTATGTGGAAAAGTTCGAAGAATTAAAGCTATCACAGCCAACACTGAAggctattgaaaaaatgggtTTCACGACTATGACATCTGTGCAATCTAGGACCATCCCGCCTCTTTTGGCTGGTAGAGATGTTCTTGGAGCTGCCAAAACAGGTTCGGGTAAAACGCTGGCCTTTCTTATCCCTGCAATCGAACTACTGCATTCTTTGAAATTCAAACCAAGAAACGGTACTGGTATCATTGTTATTACGCCTACAAGAGAGTTGGCTCTACAAATTTTTGGTGTAGCAAGAGAGTTAATGGAGTTTCATTCACAGACTTTCGGTATTGTTATTGGTGGTGCCAATAGAAGACAGGAAGCTGAAAAACTGATGAAAGGTGTTAACATGTTGATTGCTACCCCCGGCAGACTGCTGGATCATTTACAAAACACAAAAGGTTTCGtattcaagaatttgaaagcTTTGATTATCGATGAAGCAGACAGAATTCTCGAAATCGGgtttgaagatgaaatgaGGCAAATCATCAAGATTTTACCAAATGAAGATAGGCAATCCATGTTGTTTTCTGCCACACAGACTACCAAGGTTGAGGACTTGGCTAGAATCTCGTTGAGACCGGGCCCTCTTTTCATAAATGTCGTTCCTGAAACCGACAACTCTACCGCAGATGGATTAGAACAAGGTTACGTTGTGTGTGATAGCGATAATagatttttgttgttgttttcctttttaaaaagaaaccaaaagaagaaaatcattGTGTTCTTATCATCGTGTAACTCTGTGAAGTACTACGCCGAATTGTTGAACTACATTGATTTACCAGTCCTTGAATTACACGGTAAGCAAAAACAGCAAAAGAGAACAAACacattttttgagttttgTAATGCAGAAAGAGGTATATTGATTTGTACAGATGTTGCAGCCAGAGGTCTAGATATCCCTGCAGTGGACTGGATTATCCAATTTGATCCTCCTGATGACCCCAGAGATTATATTCATAGAGTAGGCAGAACTGCAAGAGGTACCAAGGGTAAAGGTAAATCTTTAATGTTTCTAACTCCTAATGAATTAGGGTTCTTAAGATACCTAAAGGCTTCCAAAGTTCCATTGAATGAGTACGAGTTTCCCACCAATAAAATTGCTAACGTTCAATCACAACTAGAAAAACTAATTAAATCCAATTATTACCTACATCAAACAGCCAAGGATGGTTATAGATCATATTTACAAGCATACGCTTCtcattctttgaaaactgTCTACCAAATTGATAAGCTAGATTTAGCCAAAGTAGCAAAGTCCTATGGTTTCCCAGTCCCTCCAAAGGTCAATATTACCATTGGTGCCAGCGGAAAAACACCAAACACAAAAAGACGTAAGACTCATAAATAA
- the TDA1 gene encoding protein kinase TDA1 (similar to Saccharomyces cerevisiae TDA1 (YMR291W); ancestral locus Anc_5.38), whose product MTTTSTSASQLQQHLSEDKPWPQLSGCNEDAQTFKCKYVTNHNSLGDGNFSVVKECMNIHTRDLYAMKLIKKKTVINKIQLIQREFDLLRLISEKIRDMEKKNEHSLDIFEGHHHILQLFDYFETADNIVLITQLCQKGDLYEKIVENQSLDLETQVTSYCACLVSVLEFLHSQGIVHRDLKAENVLFRLRVNESEKNLQGEHHGDFKYDLLAHDLVLADFGLAAEFNTTKVNSLKEFVGTISYIAPEIVKCKGVGDMTPDQVDKLEKYGCPVDIWALGVLTYFMAFGYTPFDCTTDDETLECISKCDYYVDEQMMHDPKYEQFWNFVQCCFTVDPTVRRSATNLKQHPFIKNYFATSNSLHSKDTPNFAFNPTIRRVSSTASMHTLRSPSKSRKTTTLAYLNMDGGSSETSTAFSSKMDLPDLYVDRTINSRERSLNRIRDTLKKTLSMTSLKSAGTFDYLHANKNGTSLSSSKSGLVKKNSTFVLDPKPPKNSLMNGCFSTTPESRSNFDTPKNLSRQGSSTSVKKYVNEVDLLLTPRTASMSSNDTTAINDNDINNDKNSARKHTASFQVNVDDSDGDETMHI is encoded by the coding sequence ATGACTACCACCAGTACTTCTGCCTCCCAGCTACAGCAGCACCTGTCGGAAGACAAACCTTGGCCGCAACTGAGTGGCTGCAACGAAGACGCCCAAACCTTTAAATGCAAATACGTCACTAACCATAACTCATTGGGCGATGGGAATTTCAGTGTGGTGAAAGAATGTATGAATATACACACAAGGGATTTGTATGCGATGAAGCttattaagaaaaagactGTTATAAACAAAATTCAGCTTATTCAAAGGGAATTCGACTTATTGAGGTTAATAAGCGAGAAAATCAGAGatatggaaaagaagaatgagCATTCCTTGGACATATTTGAGGGACATCACCATATTTTACAACTTTTCGACTATTTTGAAACTGCAGACAACATTGTACTGATCACTCAACTCTGCCAGAAGGGTGACCTGTATGAAAAAATCGTTGAAAATCAGTCTTTGGACCTCGAGACTCAAGTTACATCATATTGCGCCTGTTTAGTAAGTGTCCTGGAGTTTTTACATTCGCAAGGTATTGTTCACAGAGATTTGAAGGCAGAAAATGTTTTATTTAGATTAAGGGTGAACGAAAGCGAAAAAAACCTACAAGGTGAACACCATGGAGATTTCAAGTACGATCTTTTGGCACATGATTTAGTTCTCGCCGATTTTGGACTTGCTGCCGAATTTAACACAACGAAGGTAAACTCTTTAAAAGAGTTTGTCGGGACTATCTCATACATTGCTCCCGAAATCGTAAAATGTAAAGGTGTCGGTGACATGACTCCTGATCAAGTTGACAAATTAGAGAAGTATGGCTGTCCAGTCGATATATGGGCTCTCGGTGTGTTGACATATTTTATGGCATTCGGTTATACACCTTTCGATTGTACTACGGACGACGAGACTCTGGAATGTATTTCCAAATGCGACTATTATGTCGATGAACAGATGATGCATGACCCCAAATACGAACAGTTTTGGAATTTTGTCCAATGCTGTTTTACCGTCGATCCTACCGTTAGGCGTTCTGCCACCAATTTAAAGCAGCACCCTTTTATCAAGAATTATTTTGCTACTTCAAATTCTCTACACTCGAAGGACACACCGAACTTCGCCTTTAACCCGACAATCAGAAGAGTATCTTCTACGGCGTCCATGCACACTTTAAGGTCTCCGTCGAAATCGAGAAAGACAACTACTTTGGCATATTTAAATATGGATGGCGGTTCCTCAGAAACCTCTACTGCTTTTAGCAGCAAGATGGATTTGCCTGACCTTTACGTTGACAGAACCATTAACTCTCGTGAACGATCACTAAATAGAATCAGAGACACTCTGAAGAAAACACTGTCCATGACATCGCTTAAGTCTGCGGGTACATTTGATTATCTTCATGCCAATAAAAATGGTacttcattatcatcatccaaATCTGGActtgtgaaaaaaaattcgaCATTCGTTTTGGATCCTAAGCCACCGAAGAATAGTTTGATGAATGGTTGCTTTAGTACTACACCAGAATCCCGCTCAAATTTTGATACCCCTAAAAATCTATCCAGACAAGGCTCCTCTACTAGTGTAAAGAAATACGTTAATGAGGTAGACTTGCTTCTAACACCACGGACAGCTTCGATGAGCAGTAATGATACCACAGCTATCAACGATAACGATATCAATAACGATAAGAATTCTGCAAGAAAACATACAGCTTCATTCCAGGTGAATGTTGATGATTCTGATGGTGATGAAACCATGCATATATAG
- the GOT1 gene encoding Got1p (similar to Saccharomyces cerevisiae GOT1 (YMR292W); ancestral locus Anc_5.35): MWLTEAQKFGVAFTFGGFLFFLFGIFTFFDRALLALGNVLFLIGVILIIGSQKTYIFFTRPNKRRGSLFFLVGAFLILLKWTFSGFIIESLGIIGLFGDFFGVIVQFLSSMPIIGPILSHPTVAPIIDKLAGVRVLPV; the protein is encoded by the exons ATGTGGCTCACAGAGGCTCAGA AATTTGGTGTGGCCTTCACTTTTGGTggttttctcttctttttgtttggtatatttactttctttgatCGTGCATTATTAGCCTTGGGcaatgttttgtttttaataGGAGTAATCTTAATTATCGGTTCGCAAAAGacatatatttttttcactagACCAAATAAAAGACGCGGCTCTCTGTTCTTCCTAGTTGGTGcctttttgatattattaaaaTGGACTTTTTCTGGCTTCATAATCGAATCACTGGGTATTATAGGCTTGTTTGGTGATTTTTTCGGCGTTATCGTTCAATTTTTGAGTTCAATGCCAATAATTGGTCCCATACTTTCTCACCCTACAGTCGCTCCAATAATAGATAAATTAGCCGGTGTGAGAGTTCTGCCAGTATAA
- the HER2 gene encoding glutamyl-tRNA(Gln) amidotransferase subunit HER2 (similar to Saccharomyces cerevisiae HER2 (YMR293C); ancestral locus Anc_5.33): MPLKRSLRESVERLSSLQSKYNIFTSINPSPYKTKNKEGKNETLTNYVVSIKDNIVTKDLPTTCGSRILENFRSPFDATVVKLLKQAGVHILGKTNLDEFGMGSGGIHSIKGPVINPLYPQEDKKIMGGSSSGAAASVACDLVDFALGTDTGGSVRLPACYGSVLGFKPSYGRLSRFGVIAYSQSLDTVGILSKEIKVLQKVFNTLDKYDKKDPTSLSVELRELIEKNKKTKNHLKIGIVEEFNHESLPKEFHELYFAFLKKLANLGHKIYPVSIPSVKNSLPIYYTLSPAEAASNLSRYDGIRYGYRDSEIDIKDGILFAPTRSEFGIEVKNRIILGNYNLCSDAFKNNFIKAERLRVDLVDEFDSIFEFPNVLTNFQGNPEGLDILLVPTSSKLPESIKEFGEEETKSPTNSYINDVFTVPMSLAGLPSLSIPLKEKTPIALQIVGQYGDDSTVLDFVESLS, from the coding sequence ATGCCGCTAAAACGGTCCTTAAGAGAATCAGTTGAAAGATTATCCAGCCTACAATCAAAATATAACATATTCACCAGCATCAACCCATCGCCCTATAAAACGAAAAACAAGGAAGGAAAGAACGAAACATTGACAAATTACGTTGTCAGTATTAAGGACAATATAGTTACGAAGGACCTTCCAACTACATGCGGCTCACGTATCCTTGAGAATTTCCGATCCCCATTTGATGCAACAGTAGTAAAATTACTAAAACAAGCAGGTGTGCATATCTTAGGTAAgactaatttagatgaatTTGGAATGGGATCAGGAGGGAttcattcaataaaagGACCTGTGATCAATCCATTATATCCTCAAGAAGACAAGAAGATAATGGGTGGTTCGTCTTCGGGAGCTGCTGCTAGTGTTGCTTGCGATCTCGTAGATTTTGCTCTGGGAACCGACACCGGTGGCTCTGTTAGATTACCAGCGTGCTATGGATCCGTTTTGGGTTTCAAGCCGTCCTATGGACGCTTGTCAAGGTTTGGTGTAATAGCGTATTCTCAATCTTTAGACACTGTTGGCATACTAAGTAAGGAAATAAAGGTCTTACAAAAAGTGTTCAATACTCTGGATAAATACGATAAGAAAGATCCCACTTCCTTGAGCGTGGAACTGCGTGAGctaatagaaaagaataagaaaactaaGAATCACTTAAAAATAGGAATTGTAGAGGAATTCAACCATGAAAGTCTGCCCAAGGAGTTCCACGAATTGTACTTTGCTTTCCTAAAGAAACTGGCAAACTTAGGACATAAAATATATCCTGTGTCCATTCCGTCAGTAAAAAACAGTTTACCCATCTACTATACCCTATCACCAGCCGAAGCAGCATCCAATTTATCAAGGTATGACGGCATCAGATATGGATACAGAGATTCTGAAATTGATATAAAAGACGGTATTTTATTTGCACCCACTAGGTCTGAATTTGGAATAGAAGTTAAGAATAGAATCATTTTGGGTAATTATAATCTCTGTTCAGATGCATTTAAAAACAACTTTATTAAAGCTGAAAGACTACGAGTAGATTTAGTTGATGAGTTTGACAGTATTTTCGAATTTCCGAATGTTTTGACTAATTTTCAAGGAAATCCGGAAGGCTTAGATATACTGCTGGTACCTACATCATCCAAGCTTCCTGAGTCCATAAAGGAGTTTGGAGAAGAGGAAACAAAATCTCCAACTAATTCGTATATCAACGACGTTTTCACAGTCCCCATGTCACTGGCGGGCCTACCGAGTCTCTCAATCCCCctgaaagaaaagactCCAATTGCTTTGCAGATAGTAGGCCAATATGGTGATGATTCTACAGTATTAGATTTTGTCGAATCGTTATCCTAG
- the JNM1 gene encoding Jnm1p (similar to Saccharomyces cerevisiae JNM1 (YMR294W); ancestral locus Anc_5.32) yields MNVIDLSDSAINVDYDSLICIDEEESQEVFENEVKEDEQQEERKQASPRNDELIVEPSRDVESLRRAIKDQLLLKVHRQSQLDISDVKKVSSDEEDENRQQKLERIRQELEKLRVEELTPETQTEIKELCELQSKLAIKSSIRLGNLRKKLIGKNKGQDAVILPNITLDTATMIRLQKLDQRMSEMEHYVGAPDALENEEDRKSINSKVNELYRNIQLLQDDGKEGGKLQKFRDRLVELNEDFENSLLGKKMQRDLRLRDETVKKVIKPESKIKEINSIYAMLKQYQDSLPLLAERMKSLNKMNNRVVEVYEATKLLDSQITNVREQERLWIKTLNDLDKKFDEQEVKIRQNMDEIRRKIDSLEDKALQRSSKQEMEK; encoded by the coding sequence ATGAATGTCATAGACTTGAGTGATTCAGCCATCAATGTGGACTATGATAGTTTGATTTgcattgatgaagaagaatcacAAGAAGTTTTCGAAAATGAAGTGAAGGAAGATGAACAACAGGAAGAGCGGAAACAAGCGTCTCCAAGAAATGATGAGCTTATCGTAGAACCAAGCCGTGATGTTGAGAGTTTGAGAAGAGCTATAAAAGATCAGTTGCTCCTCAAGGTACATAGGCAGAGCCAACTAGATATTAGTGATGTAAAGAAGGTGAGTAGcgatgaagaggatgaaAACCGGCAACAGAAACTAGAAAGAATAAGACAGGAATTAGAGAAATTGAGAGTGGAAGAATTAACTCCTGAAACACAAACCGAAATCAAAGAACTGTGCGAGCTTCAGTCAAAGTTGGCGATAAAGTCATCCATTAGACTCGGTAACTTGAGAAAGAAGCTCATTGGAAAGAACAAAGGCCAAGATGCCGTGATATTGCCAAATATAACTCTAGATACAGCGACCATGATAAGGTTACAAAAACTAGATCAGAGAATGTCTGAAATGGAACATTACGTTGGCGCTCCAGATGCTCTGGAGAACGAAGAAGATAGGAAATCGATTAATAGCAAAGTGAATGAGCTATATAGGAACATTCAACTTTTACAAGACGATGGTAAGGAAGGGGGGAAGTTGCAAAAATTCAGAGATAGGTTGGTGGAACTGAacgaagattttgaaaactcaCTGTTaggtaaaaaaatgcaacGAGACCTGAGATTGAGAGATGAAACCGTGAAAAAGGTTATCAAGCCCGAGAGtaagataaaagaaataaatagCATATATGCTATGCTCAAACAGTATCAAGATTCGCTGCCGTTGTTGGCTGAGCGGATGAAAAGTCTAAATAAAATGAACAACAGAGTGGTAGAAGTCTACGAAGCTACAAAATTGTTGGATTCACAAATAACAAACGTCCGAGAACAAGAACGATTATGGATAAAAACTTTGAACGACTTGGATaagaaatttgatgaacaaGAGGTAAAAATTCGTCAAAACATGGATGAGATTAGACGCAAAATCGACTCTCTCGAAGACAAAGCTTTACAGAGAAGTAGCAAACAAGAGATGGAGAAATAG
- the GSR1 gene encoding Gsr1p (similar to Saccharomyces cerevisiae YGR273C and YMR295C; ancestral locus Anc_5.29) codes for MMHFRKKSGVSNTSDNEGVNRASDVKISEDDKARLKMRTASVADPILDAVQEAQPFEQAADTFHDNMNRQSYFSNEEGHVLCDVFGQPITQADISNPTRARDERPLDTIRSFEYAVSGDPVWAQQLETPTYGFRVRPDFPMFGAAVTYDANGMPQQAGGASSQMYGEQAVYQPQQHVQTEEKQKKKKKGFFGRMKKK; via the coding sequence ATGATGCactttagaaaaaaatctggtGTTAGTAACACGAGTGATAACGAAGGAGTGAACCGTGCCTCAGATGTGAAGATTTCTGAAGATGACAAGGCAAGGTTAAAGATGCGTACTGCTTCTGTTGCTGATCCTATTCTAGATGCTGTTCAGGAAGCGCAGCCTTTTGAACAAGCAGCCGACACCTTTCACGATAACATGAACAGGCAATCTTATTTTTCCAATGAAGAAGGTCATGTTTTATGTGATGTTTTCGGCCAACCAATCACACAAGCTGATATATCGAATCCAACCAGAGCAAGAGACGAAAGACCTTTGGACACTATAAGAAGCTTCGAGTATGCCGTCTCCGGAGATCCTGTCTGGGCCCAACAGTTAGAGACACCAACCTATGGGTTCCGCGTAAGACCTGATTTTCCCATGTTTGGTGCTGCTGTGACTTATGATGCCAACGGTATGCCTCAACAAGCAGGTGGTGCTTCGAGTCAAATGTATGGTGAACAAGCAGTGTATCAACCACAACAGCACGTACAGactgaagaaaagcaaaagaagaagaaaaagggaTTCTTTGGTagaatgaagaagaaataa
- the LCB1 gene encoding serine C-palmitoyltransferase LCB1 (similar to Saccharomyces cerevisiae LCB1 (YMR296C); ancestral locus Anc_5.28), with the protein MAHIPEVLPKSIPIPAFIVTTSSYVWYYFNLVLIQIPGGEFIVSYIKKSHHDDPYRTTVEIGLILYGIIYYLSKPQQKKSLQAQKPNLSPQEIDALIEDWEPEPLVDPSATDEQSWRVATTPVTMEMPIQNHITITRNNLKEKYTGVFNLASNNFLQLSATEPVREVVTTTIKNYGVGACGPAGFYGNQDVHYTLEYDLAQFFGTQGAVLYGQDFCAAPSVLPAFTKRGDVIVADDQVSLSVQNALQLSRSTVYYFNHNDMDSLESLLNELTEQEKAEKPPAIPRKFIVTEGIFHNSGDLAPLPELTKLKNKYKFRLFVDETFSIGVLGATGRGLSEHFNMDRATAIDITVGSMATALGSTGGFVLGDSVMCLHQRIGSNAYCFSACLPAYTVTSVSKVLKLMDSNHDAVQALQKLSKSLHGFFASDDSLRPYVVITSSPVSPVLHLQLTPAYRSRKFGYTCEQLFETMSALQKKSHTNKYIEPYEEEEKFLQAIVDHALINYNVLITRNTIVLKQETLPIVPSLKICCNAAMSPEELKDACESVKQSIVACCQETNK; encoded by the coding sequence ATGGCACACATCCCAGAAGTTCTGCCTAAGTCGATACCGATTCCAGCGTTCATTGTGACTACCTCGTCGTACGTATGGTACTACTTCAATCTGGTGCTAATTCAGATTCCCGGTGGTGAATTCATAGTTTCTTACATAAAGAAATCGCATCACGACGATCCATACAGAACCACGGTCGAGATAGGGCTTATTTTGTACGGGAtcatttattatttgtCCAAGCCAcagcagaaaaaaagtctACAGGCACAAAAGCCCAATCTATCCCCCCAAGAGATCGATGCGCTAATTGAGGACTGGGAACCGGAGCCACTGGTCGACCCTTCCGCCACTGATGAGCAATCGTGGAGGGTTGCCACGACACCGGTGACCATGGAAATGCCCATTCAGAATCatatcactatcaccagAAACAACTTGAAGGAGAAGTATACCGGCGTTTTCAACTTGGCCTCGAACAACTTCTTGCAATTATCTGCTACAGAGCCCGTGAGAGAAGTGGTGACGACCACCATCAAGAACTACGGTGTGGGCGCCTGTGGGCCCGCCGGGTTCTACGGTAACCAGGACGTTCACTACACATTGGAATATGACCTAGCTCAGTTTTTTGGCACTCAAGGTGCCGTGCTGTACGGGCAAGACTTTTGTGCTGCACCCTCTGTTCTACCTGCTTTCACCAAGCGTGGTGACGTTATCGTGGCAGATGATCAAGTGTCGCTATCAGTGCAGAATGCTTTGCAACTAAGCAGATCCACGGTCTACTACTTCAACCACAACGATATGGATTCGCTAGAAAGTTTGTTGAACGAGTTGacagaacaagaaaaagctGAGAAACCACCCGCCATTCCGAGAAAATTCATCGTCACCGAAGGTATCTTCCATAACTCAGGTGATCTGGCTCCGCTGCCTGAATTGACCAAGCTGAAAAACAAGTACAAGTTTAGACTGTTTGTGGACGAAACTTTTTCCATTGGTGTTCTTGGTGCTACAGGCCGTGGTTTGTCAGAACACTTCAACATGGATCGTGCCACCGCCATCGACATTACTGTTGGGTCCATGGCCACAGCATTGGGCTCCACGGGTGGGTTTGTGCTCGGTGACAGTGTTATGTGTCTTCACCAGCGCATTGGCTCCAACGCCTACTGTTTTTCTGCCTGTTTGCCCGCATATACTGTCACATCTGTCTCGAAAGTTTTGAAACTGATGGACTCGAACCACGACGCTGTACAGGCGCTGCAAAAACTATCCAAATCTTTGCATGGATTCTTCGCATCAGACGACTCATTGCGTCCATATGTTGTCATCACGTCCTCTCCAGTATCTCCTGTCCTTCATTTGCAACTGACCCCCGCATACAGATCTCGTAAGTTTGGGTACACCTGCGAGCAACTCTTCGAAACTATGTCAGCCTTGCAAAAAAAGTCCCACACAAACAAATACATTGAACCCTacgaagaagaggaaaaattcCTGCAAGCTATAGTTGATCATGCCCTTATCAATTATAATGTACTCATCACAAGAAATACCATTGTTCTGAAACAGGAGACGCTACCAATCGTCCCTAGCTTGAAAATCTGCTGTAACGCTGCCATGTCCCCAGAGGAACTCAAAGACGCTTGCGAAAGTGTCAAGCAATCCATCGTTGCCTGTTGCCAAGAAactaataaataa